One stretch of Pseudoxanthomonas sp. Root65 DNA includes these proteins:
- the purU gene encoding formyltetrahydrofolate deformylase: MRHDHILTLSCPDTTGIVYRVTGLLYASGCNILDAQQFGDEESGRFFLRVHFDVPGATEIDVLHEGFASLAAMFGMDWRIHDARRKARLMVLVSKQGHCLNDLLFRVHSRQLPVEIACIASNHADFAALAQSYGVAFHHLPVTADNRAAQERQIVDLVEREQIDLVVLARYMQILSPALCDALAGRAINIHHSFLPSFKGARPYHQAHQRGVKIIGATAHYVTRDLDEGPIIEQDVARVDHAMTPKELVRMGSDIESLVLARAVRRHVEHRILLNGHRTVVFR; encoded by the coding sequence ATGCGCCACGACCACATCCTGACCCTCTCCTGCCCGGACACCACCGGCATCGTCTACCGCGTCACCGGCCTGCTGTACGCGTCGGGCTGCAACATCCTGGACGCGCAGCAGTTCGGCGACGAGGAGTCGGGACGGTTCTTCCTGCGCGTGCATTTCGACGTGCCGGGCGCGACCGAGATCGACGTGCTGCACGAAGGCTTCGCCTCGCTGGCGGCGATGTTCGGCATGGACTGGCGCATCCACGACGCCCGCCGCAAGGCCCGGCTGATGGTGCTGGTCAGCAAGCAGGGCCATTGCCTCAACGACCTGCTGTTCCGCGTGCACAGCCGGCAGCTGCCGGTGGAGATCGCCTGCATCGCCTCCAACCATGCCGACTTCGCGGCGTTGGCGCAGTCGTACGGCGTGGCGTTCCACCACCTGCCGGTGACGGCCGACAACCGCGCCGCGCAGGAACGGCAGATCGTCGACTTGGTGGAACGCGAGCAGATCGACCTGGTGGTGCTGGCGCGCTACATGCAGATCCTCTCGCCCGCCCTGTGCGATGCGCTGGCCGGCCGCGCCATCAACATCCACCACAGCTTCCTGCCCAGCTTCAAGGGCGCCAGGCCTTACCACCAGGCGCACCAGCGCGGGGTCAAGATCATCGGTGCCACCGCGCACTACGTGACCCGCGACCTGGATGAAGGCCCGATCATCGAACAGGACGTGGCCCGCGTGGACCACGCGATGACGCCGAAGGAACTGGTGCGGATGGGCAGCGACATCGAATCGCTGGTGCTGGCGCGCGCCGTACGTCGCCATGTGGAGCACCGCATCCTGTTGAACGGGCACCGGACGGTGGTGTTCCGCTGA
- a CDS encoding APC family permease translates to MTRDADPAPSRPLQGDAALLRAVGSLALAAAVINIIVGGGIFKMPAALSAQVGAAAPLALLAGALVMVPVALCFAAIGSRASATGGPYTYVSAVFGTLPGFLAGALMWICNVASSAGVAAALSLQVASLWPVFDAPLPRALLLLGVYAAIYALNAFGVKLGARAVMALATLKLVPLFLLVVVGLAFVDTTQISFAFADVPSWTALGAAMVMVVFAYSGVETALIPGGEVRDPSRSVPRAALSAILLVVLLYLGLQIVCQGVLGPALASSSVPIAEAAGKLWDPARIALLVTACVSMAGFLLGNLLGSSRLLFALGRDGYLPQAFGRVSAAHRVPLLALAAHAGIACVLAVLGNFEALVLISGGAVCLVYVMVGIAAWRAQRTDLRERGEPFVLRGGPLVPGLAVFGMLAILTTLSAREWTAIGVAVVVLAVVYAVLVGLRRRVGA, encoded by the coding sequence ATGACCCGCGACGCCGATCCCGCTCCCTCCCGCCCACTGCAGGGTGATGCCGCCTTGCTGCGCGCGGTCGGCAGCCTGGCGCTGGCGGCGGCGGTCATCAACATCATCGTCGGCGGCGGCATCTTCAAGATGCCGGCCGCGCTGTCGGCGCAGGTCGGTGCGGCCGCACCGCTGGCGTTGCTGGCCGGCGCGCTGGTGATGGTGCCGGTGGCGCTGTGCTTCGCCGCCATCGGCAGCCGCGCTTCCGCGACCGGCGGGCCGTACACCTACGTCAGCGCGGTGTTCGGCACGCTGCCGGGTTTCCTGGCCGGCGCGTTGATGTGGATCTGCAACGTAGCGTCCAGTGCCGGCGTCGCCGCCGCGCTGTCGCTGCAGGTCGCCAGCCTGTGGCCCGTGTTCGATGCGCCGCTGCCGCGCGCGCTGTTGCTGCTGGGCGTGTACGCGGCGATCTACGCGCTCAATGCCTTCGGCGTGAAGCTGGGCGCACGCGCGGTGATGGCGCTGGCCACATTGAAGCTGGTGCCGCTGTTCCTGCTGGTGGTCGTGGGGCTGGCCTTCGTCGACACCACGCAGATCAGCTTCGCGTTCGCCGATGTGCCGTCATGGACGGCGCTGGGCGCGGCGATGGTGATGGTGGTATTCGCCTACTCGGGCGTGGAAACGGCGCTGATTCCCGGCGGCGAAGTGCGCGATCCCTCGCGCAGCGTGCCGCGCGCCGCGCTCAGTGCGATCCTGCTGGTGGTGCTGCTGTACCTCGGCCTGCAGATCGTCTGCCAGGGCGTGCTGGGGCCGGCGCTGGCCAGCAGCAGCGTGCCGATCGCCGAGGCGGCAGGGAAGTTGTGGGATCCGGCGCGCATCGCCCTGCTGGTGACCGCCTGCGTGTCGATGGCCGGTTTCCTGCTCGGCAATCTGCTGGGCTCGTCGCGGCTGCTGTTCGCACTGGGACGCGATGGTTACCTGCCGCAGGCCTTTGGCCGGGTCAGCGCCGCCCACCGCGTGCCGCTGCTGGCGCTGGCCGCGCATGCCGGCATCGCCTGCGTGCTGGCGGTGCTGGGCAACTTCGAAGCGCTGGTGCTGATCTCCGGCGGCGCGGTCTGCCTGGTGTACGTGATGGTGGGCATCGCCGCCTGGCGCGCCCAGCGCACCGACCTGCGCGAGCGCGGCGAGCCGTTCGTGCTGCGCGGCGGTCCGCTGGTCCCCGGCCTAGCGGTGTTCGGCATGCTCGCCATCCTCACCACGCTGAGCGCACGCGAGTGGACGGCGATCGGCGTGGCCGTCGTGGTGCTGGCGGTGGTGTACGCGGTGCTGGTGGGGCTGCGGCGGCGCGTGGGGGCCTGA